One region of Enterobacter ludwigii genomic DNA includes:
- a CDS encoding Ldh family oxidoreductase, with translation MEMVNLSLTEAYALAFNVLRGNGFSEAHAAAVAKNVTHGERDGCASHGLWRLLGIVETLRKGKVSPDAEPAIADIAPAIVKADAGGAFSLLAFERALPLLIEKARHGGIAALAINRCVHFSALFADVEPLTEAGLVALATTPSHAWVAPAGGTQPLFGTNPIAFGWPRGDKPPFIFDMATSAAARGEIQLHQRAGKPVPEGWGIDAQGKPTTDAQAILDGAMLTFGGHKGSVLAAMVELLAGPLIGDMTSAESLAWDEGAGGLPYGGELILALDPTRFLGNDAAAHLARAETLFSGMTQQGARLPGERRYQSRERANRNGLEITLTLFNDISELLKSSS, from the coding sequence ATGGAGATGGTAAACCTCTCGTTAACAGAGGCTTATGCGCTGGCATTTAACGTGCTGCGCGGGAACGGATTCAGCGAGGCGCACGCCGCCGCGGTGGCGAAAAACGTCACCCACGGCGAGCGCGATGGCTGCGCCTCGCACGGTTTGTGGCGGTTGCTGGGTATTGTCGAAACGCTGCGTAAAGGGAAGGTGTCACCAGACGCAGAGCCGGCGATCGCCGATATCGCACCCGCCATCGTGAAAGCGGACGCTGGTGGGGCATTTTCCCTGCTGGCGTTCGAACGTGCGCTGCCGCTGCTGATAGAAAAGGCGCGACACGGTGGTATCGCCGCGCTGGCGATTAACCGCTGCGTGCACTTTTCTGCCCTGTTTGCGGACGTTGAACCGCTGACGGAGGCCGGCCTGGTGGCGCTGGCGACCACGCCGAGCCATGCGTGGGTCGCCCCTGCGGGCGGCACGCAACCGCTGTTTGGCACGAACCCGATTGCTTTTGGCTGGCCACGCGGCGATAAGCCGCCGTTTATTTTTGATATGGCCACCAGCGCGGCGGCGCGGGGTGAAATCCAGCTGCATCAGCGCGCGGGTAAACCCGTGCCGGAAGGATGGGGGATCGATGCTCAGGGCAAACCGACGACCGATGCACAGGCTATTCTCGACGGCGCGATGTTGACCTTCGGTGGACATAAAGGATCGGTGCTGGCGGCGATGGTGGAGCTGCTTGCCGGGCCGCTGATCGGTGATATGACCAGTGCGGAATCGCTGGCGTGGGATGAGGGCGCAGGCGGCCTGCCTTACGGCGGTGAACTGATTCTGGCGCTCGACCCGACGCGTTTTTTGGGGAATGACGCCGCGGCCCATCTGGCCCGCGCCGAGACACTCTTCAGCGGGATGACGCAGCAGGGGGCCCGATTGCCGGGAGAGCGCCGCTATCAATCTCGTGAGCGCGCAAACCGTAATGGCCTGGAGATAACCCTCACACTTTTCAATGACATATCTGAGCTGCTGAAATCATCATCGTGA
- the tsr gene encoding methyl-accepting chemotaxis protein yields MLNRIKIVTSLMLVLAIFGLLQLTSGVLFFNALKNDKENFTVLQTIRQQQSTLNGSWVALLQTRNTLNRAGIRYMMDQSNIGSGATVNDLMQIASASLKQAEKNWADYEALPRDSRQSDADAMEIKRNYDIYHGALAELIQLLGAGKINAFFDQPTQSYQDGFEKQYVNYLQQNDKLYKTAVEDSNSSYSQAIWVLISVLVAVLVVIVAVWLGIKQALISPLNRLIDSIRHIASGDLVKRIDVEGSNEMGELADSLRHMQGELVRTVGDVRNGANAIYSGASEIAMGNNDLSSRTEQQAASLEETAASMEQLTATVKQNAENARQASHLALSASETAQKGGKVVDNVVQTMRDIAGSSQKIADIISVIDGIAFQTNILALNAAVEAARAGEQGRGFAVVAGEVRNLAQRSAQAAREIKSLIEDSVGRVEVGSTLVESAGETMGEIVNAVTRVTDIMGEIASASDEQSRGIDQVGLAVAEMDRVTQQNASLVEESAAAAAALEEQASRLTQAVAVFRIQQEQMKAREFAAAKAVSTPVMARKTATADSGDNWETF; encoded by the coding sequence ATGTTAAACCGTATCAAGATTGTCACCAGCCTAATGCTGGTTTTAGCGATATTTGGCCTTTTACAACTCACATCCGGTGTTCTTTTCTTTAACGCTCTGAAGAATGACAAAGAGAACTTCACCGTCCTGCAAACCATTCGCCAGCAACAATCCACGCTGAACGGCAGCTGGGTGGCGTTGCTGCAAACCCGTAATACCCTGAACCGTGCGGGCATCCGCTATATGATGGATCAGAGCAATATCGGCAGCGGCGCGACCGTTAACGATTTGATGCAAATCGCGTCTGCGTCTCTGAAACAGGCGGAAAAAAACTGGGCTGACTATGAAGCCCTGCCGCGCGACTCGCGTCAAAGTGATGCAGACGCGATGGAAATCAAACGTAACTACGATATCTATCACGGTGCGCTGGCGGAGCTGATTCAGCTGCTGGGCGCAGGTAAAATCAACGCCTTCTTTGACCAGCCGACTCAGAGCTATCAGGACGGTTTTGAGAAGCAGTACGTAAACTACCTGCAGCAGAACGACAAGCTGTACAAGACCGCCGTTGAGGACAGCAACAGCTCTTACTCTCAGGCTATCTGGGTGCTGATTAGCGTATTGGTTGCCGTTCTGGTGGTGATTGTCGCCGTCTGGCTGGGTATCAAACAGGCGCTGATCTCTCCGTTGAACCGTCTCATCGACAGCATTCGCCATATCGCCAGCGGCGACCTGGTGAAGCGCATTGATGTGGAAGGCTCCAACGAGATGGGCGAACTGGCCGATTCACTGCGTCATATGCAGGGTGAGCTGGTGCGTACCGTTGGCGACGTGCGTAATGGCGCGAACGCCATTTACAGCGGTGCGAGCGAAATCGCGATGGGCAACAACGATCTCTCCTCCCGTACCGAGCAGCAGGCGGCTTCTCTGGAAGAGACCGCTGCCAGTATGGAACAGCTGACGGCAACCGTTAAGCAGAACGCCGAAAACGCCCGTCAGGCAAGCCATCTGGCGCTAAGTGCGTCTGAAACGGCGCAGAAAGGCGGTAAAGTGGTGGATAACGTGGTGCAAACCATGCGTGACATCGCCGGAAGTTCGCAGAAAATTGCCGACATTATCAGCGTAATTGACGGCATTGCTTTCCAGACCAACATTCTGGCACTGAACGCGGCGGTAGAAGCGGCGCGTGCGGGCGAGCAGGGCCGTGGCTTTGCGGTGGTGGCAGGTGAAGTTCGTAACCTGGCGCAGCGCAGCGCCCAGGCGGCACGTGAAATTAAGAGCCTGATTGAAGACTCTGTTGGCCGTGTGGAAGTGGGCTCTACCCTGGTAGAAAGCGCCGGTGAAACCATGGGCGAGATCGTTAATGCAGTCACTCGCGTTACCGACATTATGGGTGAAATCGCCTCTGCGTCAGACGAGCAGAGCCGCGGTATTGACCAGGTGGGTCTGGCAGTCGCAGAGATGGATCGTGTGACCCAGCAGAACGCCTCGCTGGTGGAAGAGTCTGCTGCGGCCGCGGCCGCGCTGGAAGAGCAGGCGAGCCGTCTGACTCAGGCTGTGGCGGTGTTCCGCATTCAGCAGGAGCAGATGAAAGCGCGCGAGTTCGCTGCGGCTAAAGCGGTTTCCACGCCGGTGATGGCGCGTAAAACCGCGACTGCCGATTCAGGCGATAACTGGGAAACGTTCTAA
- a CDS encoding GNAT family N-acetyltransferase — translation MTVPLNITVRPTRCDDVYALPAIERAAGERFRRYPELAWLAEGEVISAEQHLEYAERGQSWLALANDRPVGFILTEAHSSSLFIVELSVDLDWQGKGIGRQLIACVADHARKLGLTSLTLTTFRDVPWNAPFYARLGFEQIAELTPELRQKREDEAAHGLAYESRCAMRLSLN, via the coding sequence ATGACCGTCCCCCTTAACATAACCGTTCGGCCAACTCGCTGTGACGACGTTTACGCCCTGCCCGCCATTGAACGCGCGGCGGGGGAACGTTTTCGACGCTATCCGGAGCTCGCCTGGCTTGCCGAGGGTGAGGTCATTTCCGCTGAGCAGCATCTTGAGTATGCCGAACGCGGGCAAAGCTGGCTGGCGCTGGCGAATGACCGCCCCGTGGGGTTTATCCTCACCGAAGCACACTCTTCATCGCTGTTTATCGTGGAGCTTTCGGTTGATCTGGACTGGCAGGGAAAAGGGATTGGCCGACAGCTCATCGCCTGTGTGGCTGACCATGCCCGTAAGCTAGGGCTAACGTCGCTGACGTTAACGACGTTCCGGGACGTCCCGTGGAATGCGCCGTTCTATGCGCGGTTGGGATTTGAACAAATTGCTGAGCTAACGCCAGAACTGCGTCAGAAAAGAGAGGATGAAGCGGCGCATGGCTTAGCGTATGAATCCCGCTGTGCCATGCGCCTGTCACTTAATTAG